The proteins below are encoded in one region of Engystomops pustulosus chromosome 8, aEngPut4.maternal, whole genome shotgun sequence:
- the HS3ST6 gene encoding heparan sulfate glucosamine 3-O-sulfotransferase 6 isoform X2 gives MKKTLILTGGSKEQFWNLMPRTLEGQITMEKTPSYFVTPEAPRRIYNMSKDTKLIVVVRNPVTRAISDYTQTLSKTPSLPTFQALAFKNSSLGTIDTTWSAIRIGIYAKHLENWLQYFPLSKFLFVSGERLVSDPAGEMGRVQDFLGLKRVITDKHFYFNKTKGFPCLKKPEGSSKPRCLGKSKGRPHPDIDKTLLLRLQDFYRPYNMKFYQMTGQNFGWD, from the coding sequence gaACTTAATGCCTCGGACTTTAGAAGGACAAATTACGATGGAGAAGACTCCAAGTTACTTCGTAACCCCAGAGGCACCGAGACGAATTTACAACATGTCCAAGGACACAAAGCTCATAGTGGTGGTCAGGAATCCAGTGACCAGGGCCATCTCTGACTACACACAGACACTGTCAAAAACGCCATCCTTGCCTACCTTCCAAGCTTTGGCTTTCAAGAACAGCAGCCTGGGGACCATTGATACCACCTGGAGCGCCATCCGTATTGGCATCTATGCTAAGCACTTAGAGAACTGGCTCCAGTACTTCCCTCTTTCAAAATTCCTTTTTGTCAGTGGGGAGAGACTCGTGAGTGACCCCGCCGGGGAGATGGGCCGAGTTCAGGACTTTTTGGGGCTAAAGAGGGTTATAACcgataaacatttttatttcaacAAAACCAAGGGATTTCCTTGTCTGAAGAAGCCAGAAGGAAGTAGCAAGCCAAGATGTCTAGGCAAATCCAAGGGTCGTCCACATCCTGATATAGATAAGACACTTTTATTACGTCTTCAGGACTTCTACCGACCATACAACATGAAGTTTTACCAGATGACCGGCCAAAACTTTGGCTGGGACTGA